Below is a genomic region from Drosophila albomicans strain 15112-1751.03 chromosome 2R, ASM965048v2, whole genome shotgun sequence.
TGTTCAGCCGTGTTTGCTGAAGTATTGCTTGGACTCGTCCACATCGGGCTTAATGGTGGCCGGGTTTGTCTTTGGATTCCAGTTAGCCGGGCACACTTCGCCGTGCTCCTCGACGAACTGGAAGGCCTTGATCAAACGCAGGACCTCATCCACGGAGCGACCGACGGGCAAATCATTGATCGAGTACTGACGCAAAATGCCCTTGGGATCAATGATGAATGTACCGCGCAACGAGATGCCCTCCTTATCGAGGAGCACATCATAATCGGCAGATATCTTCTTGGTCAAATCGGAAAGCAGGGGATACTTAAGTTTTCCAACGCCTCCGTTTTTGCGATCTACATTGCACCAGGTGAGATGGCTGAAGTGCGAATCAACCGAGACGCCCACAACCTCAGCATTGATATCCTGGAACTCCTTAATGCGTTCGCTAAATGCAACAATTTCAGTTGGACACACAAAAGTGCTGCAAAGAGAAAATACTGTTTAGTTTAGTATTTCAAGTGATTCTGCGCGATGCTTACAAGTCCAGGGGGTAGAAGAAGAGCACCAGATATTTGCCTCTGTAGTCCTCTAGTTTGATCTCCTGGAAATCGTTGCCGACCACAGC
It encodes:
- the LOC117574185 gene encoding peroxiredoxin-2, with protein sequence MSFIGRSLLRNASLLSKGIAAQHKQAARLLHQTAPLCAVRVQQPAPDFKGLAVVGNDFQEIKLEDYRGKYLVLFFYPLDFTFVCPTEIVAFSERIKEFQDINAEVVGVSVDSHFSHLTWCNVDRKNGGVGKLKYPLLSDLTKKISADYDVLLDKEGISLRGTFIIDPKGILRQYSINDLPVGRSVDEVLRLIKAFQFVEEHGEVCPANWNPKTNPATIKPDVDESKQYFSKHG